The DNA region AAGTGGATGAACTGGCCATTAAGAGTCTTGGCGATTCCGTATGGGATACAGCGCAGTATGATAACCTGAATCCGGATGGGGGAACACCTCAAGCACTGACGGCCCAGAAGGTGAAGGATATTATGGATCAGAGCATTACGAGAGCTATTATCGCTCCAAGTGAAGCTGAGGCCAATTCCGTATTCGACAAGATGCTGGAGGATATGAAAAAAGCTGGCGATGAGAAAGTGGAGGATATTATCAACGAGAAATATGCTCAGCGTATGGAGCTGTGGTCTTCCAAATAACCTGAATGTTTATAACAAGATTGTATAACAGGAGCGTCCCGGGGTGATTCGGGACGCTCTTGGTTATATCTTTCTTTTGGTAAGATACGCTACACCTGCGCTTTAACCATGGTGATGATATCTCCTGCTACTGTCGAGATTTTTCCAACCTGACCAGATAACATACATTGTTCACCGGAAGGGAGGGTGCACAATGCCCCTTCTGTCCATGGGATATAGAAGGATAGTGAGGTACCAGCTTCACTCTCAATCTCGATCCAATCCGTCTCCCCATCTACAAAAGCCGCACTTACAAGGAAGCCTCCCACAGCACGGAGCGTATGGAATTCTGCCTTCTGTTCGTTCGGCCAGTTGGGGAAGAAGCGCAGGTTACCATTATAACTTTGAAGAAGGCATTCATTGATAACGGCAGGCAGGGAAAAATTTTCGAACCAGATGCCCATACGGGACATGAAATCGAAGTTCTCCGTGTCAGCATAGCGACCACCGCTCATTAGGACCCGATCTGTGCAAGTGCCGTTTGGTAGCAGACAATACTGAATCTGGCGCTTGAACCGTTCCAGATCCAGCAAACCAAGCCGGGCTCCTGCAAGATGATAGAACACGAGTTCATTCCCACCTTCGTTTCGATGGTTAAGGTAGGCGTTCACTGCGGTCCGGTATTCTTCTTCGGGTGAATGAAGCCCATGGTCTTCGCCTGGAAATATCGTCGTGATCGGAATCGGTACGTTATAGATTACATCGGGGTTCTCGCCCTCCACCGACACAAAGACTGGACCGTTCCGGGATTCGGCTATGGGATAAGAAGGAAAATGGTTCAAGATCTGCTCTACATTGTCCAGCAGCTTCTGCTCGGTTTCTACCATCTCAAGAATATCACAGGCCTGTGTGAAAGCATTGAACAGAAATCGCGTCAGTGTCAGGTCGATCAGGCTGTCTTTGTTTTTGGCAAAGCCGGGTGCAATCTCATATAACTCCGGCACAACCGTCGGAAAAATGTGATAATTGTCGTCTCCCCAGTGTTCACCCCGTGCTTCCGGACGTTTCATGTAATCGACCATGAACAGTACAGCTTCTTTCATGGGTTGAAATGCACGATTACGCAGAAACGTCTCGTCCATGGAATAGAGATAGTGCCACCATAGACTTTGCACCGTCCAAGGCGTCTCACAGATTTCCCATCCCCAGTGCGGGACAGGGTAGGGCATTATGGACATTTCAACAGGATAGGCGGAGTGTGGAAAATAAGCTCCACTCAGTCCGTAATAATCTCGCGCCCACGTCCGGCTGACAGGAAGTACATGATCAACCATATCCACGTAAGGAAGATGTTTATCGAGATGGTTGCTGGAGAATGCAACCCAGAACGGCTGCTGCGTGTTGTAATTCATGTGGTAATCCCCATGCCAGTCTGCACCGATGGTACGGTAGCTCCAATTGGCGAACAGGCCAGGACAGGTAACGCCTGCTCTCACGGCACAATTAAAAAAATACAGATTGTGATACCAGATACGCTCCAGGAACTCATCTTCCAGTGCGACGGAGGAGAGGCTCCAATAATCACGCCACATTGCCTTCGACTCTTCCTTAGCTTGATTAAAGTAAGATAGATCTGGCGGGTGGGCCTCATCATCGAGATCGCTATAAAAGCCTTCCCACAGCTCTGCGCATGCCAAAAAGCCGTGTTCATCTGTTCCCGGAGAATCGAAATTTACTTCTGAATTCTTCGTAAGGAGGGGGTGTTCTTCGTTCTTACCTATACCAGATACGCTTACAGCAAGCCGGAAAGCTTTATCTTTCACCTGAGTTATATAAGGTACAGACGGGTGTTCCACATGCGGCAAAATTTGTGTAAATGACTGTCCGCCCGTCACTGTGTTGGTCATAACTTCTGCGTGTGGGAATTCAGGTGGTGTTTCGGGATCTGGAATTAGCTTGATCTCCTCGAATAAGGGAACCAACGCACCTGTTGCAGCATCGCTTGCTTTCATCCAGACTCGTTCGTGTGATCCTTCCACAAATAGCTCGAATATGGCAGGTTTGCCATCCATCAGGAAATCAATCGTGCAAAGGCCATTTGCAATATCAATGGTATGGCCAATAACTTCGGCCTTTCGCCGATCATATCGCAGCAGCAGTGATCCGCAGGGCATGGGCTTTGGATAAGCTTTACTGTAATTTTGGCCGGCCAGCTCACAATATTGTTTGTACCATGGATGATCCGTTAATTGCACCAAATCAGCTGGCAGAGCAGCCAATCTTTCATAGACCTCTTGGAAAGTCAGTAGCTCGTCTTTGTGATCTTCAGCGAGACGAATATCCCAGACATTGTTATGTCCAAAATGGAGCATTACGGCATCCGGGCGGGTTGTTACGACAATACCCAGTCCTCCGTTGCCTAACAGTGCGCCTTCAAAAAAGTCCGGCGCAGGACCAGTGAAGGAAACGGGATGCTGCTTGGCACGTTCATAGCCTCTGTTCTTATTTATCTCGTGTCTTCTCTTCATTTGCTTATCATTCTTCTGCATAAATGTCCTCCTCGTGAAGTATGCGATGTACAGTTATTACTGTATTGGAACAGCAGTTTGCTGTATTTAGCAAGACGTCCACGATTTGCACGATAGTCAGATCAATTGGTGCTCTGCTGAGATGTACCTCTAGTCCCGAATTGTACCTTTCGACAATGGAGATGAATGGGTAACATCGAGAGAAACGGAGTCGGAAAGGAACCTTCCTATGAATTTTGCTTCCTTGCATCCCTATGTATATCTGGCGACACGATACCCATTTGTAAAAGGACAGTCGAGTTCTCAGCGAATTTGCTATACCAGCTCTATTTACTTGATCAGCGAAGGGTACGGGATATTGACTACAAATGGTCAGAGCAGCAGGCTGGGTCCGGGTTCGCTGGTCTATATCGCAGCAGGGCAACTGCATGAGTGGGTAGCTGATCTGAAGAACCCAATGGTACACCTATGTTGTTATTTCGATTGGCACTATGTGGAGAGGGGAACGGATTTTAATACAGTTTGTCCGATTTGTTATCCCCCGCAGGTGCTGCAGCAGGCATTTGTGGGCCCTTCTTTTCCTTACGCGCTTAGGGAAATTTCAAAGGTGGAGTCATTGCGGATTTGGCAGGATCTCTTCCGGGATTTTTATAAGAGTGGGGTGTTCATCAATGAACAGACGTTTATGCGCAGTTTGACGATTCAACGTAATTTCCAGACATTCATCGACTATTTTTTGAACTGTTGCATGCTGAGGGAGGATTTCATTCCAGATCAGCGAATAAGCCAAATGTTGCACATGATTGAGCAGGATTTGTTGCATGAAGCCCCCAAACCGCTGAAGGTCTATTACCAAAAGCTGAATATGAGCCGTGGTCATTTTTTTGAACTATTTAGAAAATCTACCGGATATTCTCCCATCCAATATATGAACCGATTACGCATAGGACTGGCTAAGGACGATCTGCTGCACACGACGCTAAGTATCACACAAATAGCGGAAAAATATCACTTTAGCTCCGTTCATTACTTCTCCAGGCTTTTTCATCGACTAACGGGTCAAACCCCGCGTCAATATCGCTTGTCTGCTTGTGCTAGTTCAATCCTGCAATCTTAAGTTTTTCATTGGAATGAACAGGCTTTTTTGGTCTACATATTCCCCCTTCATTGTTCAAATAATGATGGAACAGAACAAAGGAGGGAACGACGGATGAATAAGGCCGGGCGAAAAGGGTGGTCATGCTCTTGGAGAATGAAGATGTCATTGGTGTTAGTCGGCTCGATATTAATAGTCAATGGGGGAAACCTGCCTTCCAGTAGTGCGGATTCGCAACATGTACCACATCAGGTTTCTTCACATACTTCCGGAGACAAATCACAGCATAAACGAATGGCGATCATTATTGATGATGTTGGGAATAACATGAAAGGAACGGCAGAAATTTTGGCGACTCCTGTGAAGCTAACGGTGGCTGTAATGCCTTTTTTGCAAACGACAAAGAAAGATGCGATCGCAGCACATGAAAAAGGGATGGATGTGATTGTCCACATGCCCATGGAGCCCAAAAAAGGAAGGCCTGAATGGTTGGGTCCAGGTGCGATCACATCCAATCTGACGGACGAAGAAGTCCGTGACCGTGTAGAGAAAGCCATTGATGATGTCCCCTATGCGATTGGCATGAACAATCATATGGGATCCAAAATTACGTCCGATAAACGCATCATGTCTATTGTATTGGACGTTTGTCAAGAGCGTGGATTGTTTTTTGTCGATAGCCGGACCAACTTTCGCTCCGTGGTGGGCGAATTGGCAGTGACTAAAGGCATGCCTCCAGTCGGGAATGACATTTTTTTGGATGATCATAATTCCAAACAGCGTATTCGTAAACAGATGGATCTTGCGGCTCAGCGCGCTCTTGACAAAGATGTATGTGTCGTTATTGGGCATGTTGGACATACCGGAATGAACACATCAGCCGTAGTTCATGAATCCGTTTCCCGGCTCAAAGGTCAGATTGAGTTCGTCGGTATAGGCGATCTGGTTCGTGATGTGTGGCATTGGAAGCCTGAGCTTAAACTGCCGACAGATAATAAATAATGCCGCTTGCTATGGCCTGTGCGATCCGTTTCTGTTCTTTCGGATCGCTAATCATGGCACGATCACGGGCATTGCTTAGAAATCCGGTTTCGACGATTACAGCCGGTTGCTTTACATGATTCAACAGATAAAAGGGTTTACCCCATGCAACGTTATGTTTGGTCTCGTACAATTGATTAAGTTGACTCTGAATGGAGTCTGCGAGCAGATAGCTGCGTCCCTCGTTCTGATGTAAAACGACCGGACCTCGGGAGGTCGACCGTGGGCTCCAGTTGGCATGGATGCTGACAACGATATCGGTGCTTATCTCTTCGCTGAGGCTTTTGCGTTGAGCCAAATCCCTGAGGTGACGTGAGCGGCTGTTCAGCCAGCGATTTTCGTCACTAAGTGCATAATCGCCGAATCGGTTAATAATGACTGCATAACCCTTGCTGCGAAGCAGGAGGTACACCTTTTGGCTAATAGCAAGATTGATGTCTTTTTCCAGAACACCATGGTCCGTTGTTCCACCGTCAATGCCGCCGTGTCCCACATCCAACAGGATAACAGGTGCTGCAAACGCATGGTGGGAGGAGTGATAGGCATCCCCATCCGTTACCGGCAGCATGGATGAGCTTATGGGTGATTGTTTTGATTGGAGTGAAGCGAATTGCTCCGTGGCGACGTGAGAAGTCAGGGGGACGCAACTAATACTGATTAGCAATGCCATCGATGCGGCCAGCAGCTTATACATGAGAATACACGCTCCTTCTTGAAATCGGCTTCTATAAGCAATAGAGCCTGGATGGATACCTTTGGCATTAGACTGTGCATTCTTTTATTTTTCATACTCTTTGCAGCAAAAAAAATGTTTATCTCGGATCTCTTTTGCACACAATAGGGATAACACATAAGCCCCGGCTTTACCGGAGCTACGGGAGGCAAGATTATGGCCAAAAGTGACGAGTTGGTGAAATACATTACTGAGCGAGTCGTTCATTATATCGACACACCCAAAGATGAACGTAAAGGACGCACCAAGATCAAAGAGCCTTGGACGATGAAGTGGTTCGGAATGATTCCTTTTGCTGTATCCCTATGGGTTGGGAAAAAGGAAAAAGCAATGAATTCGCCGGAAAACAGGGAGAAACGAAGCTCTTCGGGTAAAGCATAATTATGGATCAGCTTTTATATCTGATCTCAACGTAAAAGACGCATTCCTAGGAAACCAGAGGAAGGCGTCTTATTTGTTTTGCACATCGGCCACTTCTTAACTGGGATGTTTAGGATTAAAGGCGTAGAAATGCCCATCCCGTATTAAGGTCTGCAGAGGAACAAATCGTCTTACCGAAGTATGACCACCAATAGCTACATATTGTAATAACGCTGTTCCACGATCATTACGCCAGATCTGATACCCGCTGACAGGCAGAGGGCCTCCATAGAAAACATTTTGATGATTTGCAGAGAAAACAATCGCTTTATAATCTTTCCATTGCTCATTCAACGACTTAACTCCAGTAATGGATACAGCCTTGGATGTGATCCATAACAGGTTATCCGCAGGATTAAACATGGGCTGCAGATACATGGAATCTACAGATCGCAGGGAACCTTGAGGTGAGACTGACGGGATGACAGCTGTTTGTCCAGACATTGTGGTCATTGAATGAGGGCGTTTCGTGTTCTGTGAGCCCACATCGAGTTCTTTCAGAACACCTTCTGGCAAGGTATCGCCGTTGGTTGCGTCAATATAGATTGCAGCAGCATGGGGTCTATCCACTTTCCAATAAGCGAGCAGGGGAGGAGCGTAACACCATTTTAGCTCTCCTCCTTCTGTACTAAGCTCTTGCAGGGTCAATTGATGTTTATCCAAAACTTGATTCAACAAGGAACTGCTGTATGGCCGTTGTCCTCCCTGACCATACTCACTGAGCTGTAATTGCCCCTGGTCGTTCTCTGAAATAATCATATAACCAACGGGGGACCCTTCAACATCAGCGTAAACAAGCCAACTGCGCGTGCCGGGACCGAGGGGGTAAAAGTCCAATTCAGCCTGTTTCCAACGTTTCCCGGTCGCTTCAGACCCAAGAATGAGCGCTTGTTCGTGTGCAAACTGTTGAACCGTATCTGGGGCCATTATATCTGAATAAAGCACAGCCGTACTTTGGGCAATGGTTAAGGGTTGCATCGATTCAGATGCATCTTGAATACCAGCACCTTCAGCTTGCAGTAAGGGGAGCAGGGTGATTACACACAGAAGGCACACAGCAATACCTGTAATTCGTCGTATTACGTTCCACGCAGGGTGGAAGGGTTGTTTCATGCGAACACCACCTCTTCTGGAGTACATATCATGACGAATTGGAGCTGTATTCGTTACATGATCGTTTCTAGTTTCATTCTAGAGGACAAGCTGTGCAAAGGTTGCTGCAACCTGTCGGGCTGCCACTCATGAATAAACACTACTTTTGCCGTCATTTGAGGGAAAAGTAGTGTCCTCGTCGTCTATCTCAAATGAAACATGCCGCTGCTAATGGCGGTCACCTTCACTTTAGGCTCATATTGCCAAATCATCTCGGTACGGCGTGTCTCGTATTGAAGCTTCATGGCCTCACGGTCCATCACTGCTTGTCGGGCTTTATCCTGTTCAGGGTCCGTTTCCGTGTCCGGTTCTGCCTGAACAGCAGATTCAGCTGCGAGTTCGACATCGGATCCGATCATCACGCCAGCAGGTTCAATGGGCTGTAAATGTACATTCTGGTTTCGAGAGGGCTCGGAGCGATCAGGCTGAATAGGGGTAGATGATCCCGCCTGATCCTTACCAGAAGCATTAACCTCTCTACTGGAATCAGAGAGCGTATCTACGTCGACCTCAGGAGTGTCTTCTCTAAGAACTGCTTCATAGTAGGTATCCACAACAGCGAGTTCCAGATCAAGCCGCTCTTTGGCTTTCTCAGCCCAGCTATAATCGAGTTCCAATAAGCGGTTCGTCAAATGAGATTCCAGAGCAGCCCCGGCATCGGCTAGCGATACTTTGGCGGTCTGTACGTGCATATTCTCTGCCAGTCTTGGACTGAGGTCACGTTTGTTCAGCTTGGAGCCGAATTTCTCGACAATCTCCCCTGTGCGAAGGGAGATTCCAATAAAATGCAGTTCCTCTCGCTTTAAATCACAGGCAAACTCCACTTTGAAGCAGACACCAAGCCATGGTTCATATACCGCTGGTGCGGTGGCGCGCAATTGCCGTTTGGCAGCCTGTTCGAACAGATTTACATATTCGCCACCTTCACGGGCTGCATTGAAAATCTGTTGTAACCTGCGGCTGCCATATACCACATCCTCTTTCAAAATCCGTCCTGGCCCTAGTTGAGGGAGAGAAGGGACAATGCCGAAGTACCGACCTAGAATGGTATCTTTGGGAGCCTCGGGGCTACCTGGATTTGCACCTGGTGAGGGTGGTGGGGCTAACTGTGCAGCTTTGGCTTCAGCAGCTTCCATTGCCTGCTGATGGGCGTCCGGATCAAATACAAACGTAAAGGACATTGTCTCCGCAGGTGCTCCGGTTCGCTCGACAAATCCCCAATAATACGGACGGTTGGTTAACGCCTTGTCGGCTTCTGGTGAAAGTTTAACGGTTACATGGGCAGGAGATCGCTCCATGATCTGACAATCGAGTGTTTCCAGGTAAGTGAGCACGTAAGCTTGCACTTCATGGGGCGACATG from Paenibacillus sp. JNUCC-31 includes:
- a CDS encoding divergent polysaccharide deacetylase family protein → MNKAGRKGWSCSWRMKMSLVLVGSILIVNGGNLPSSSADSQHVPHQVSSHTSGDKSQHKRMAIIIDDVGNNMKGTAEILATPVKLTVAVMPFLQTTKKDAIAAHEKGMDVIVHMPMEPKKGRPEWLGPGAITSNLTDEEVRDRVEKAIDDVPYAIGMNNHMGSKITSDKRIMSIVLDVCQERGLFFVDSRTNFRSVVGELAVTKGMPPVGNDIFLDDHNSKQRIRKQMDLAAQRALDKDVCVVIGHVGHTGMNTSAVVHESVSRLKGQIEFVGIGDLVRDVWHWKPELKLPTDNK
- a CDS encoding N-acetylmuramoyl-L-alanine amidase yields the protein MYKLLAASMALLISISCVPLTSHVATEQFASLQSKQSPISSSMLPVTDGDAYHSSHHAFAAPVILLDVGHGGIDGGTTDHGVLEKDINLAISQKVYLLLRSKGYAVIINRFGDYALSDENRWLNSRSRHLRDLAQRKSLSEEISTDIVVSIHANWSPRSTSRGPVVLHQNEGRSYLLADSIQSQLNQLYETKHNVAWGKPFYLLNHVKQPAVIVETGFLSNARDRAMISDPKEQKRIAQAIASGIIYYLSAV
- a CDS encoding YqhG family protein; translation: MTMSPHEVQAYVLTYLETLDCQIMERSPAHVTVKLSPEADKALTNRPYYWGFVERTGAPAETMSFTFVFDPDAHQQAMEAAEAKAAQLAPPPSPGANPGSPEAPKDTILGRYFGIVPSLPQLGPGRILKEDVVYGSRRLQQIFNAAREGGEYVNLFEQAAKRQLRATAPAVYEPWLGVCFKVEFACDLKREELHFIGISLRTGEIVEKFGSKLNKRDLSPRLAENMHVQTAKVSLADAGAALESHLTNRLLELDYSWAEKAKERLDLELAVVDTYYEAVLREDTPEVDVDTLSDSSREVNASGKDQAGSSTPIQPDRSEPSRNQNVHLQPIEPAGVMIGSDVELAAESAVQAEPDTETDPEQDKARQAVMDREAMKLQYETRRTEMIWQYEPKVKVTAISSGMFHLR
- a CDS encoding glycosyl hydrolase family 95 catalytic domain-containing protein — translated: MQKNDKQMKRRHEINKNRGYERAKQHPVSFTGPAPDFFEGALLGNGGLGIVVTTRPDAVMLHFGHNNVWDIRLAEDHKDELLTFQEVYERLAALPADLVQLTDHPWYKQYCELAGQNYSKAYPKPMPCGSLLLRYDRRKAEVIGHTIDIANGLCTIDFLMDGKPAIFELFVEGSHERVWMKASDAATGALVPLFEEIKLIPDPETPPEFPHAEVMTNTVTGGQSFTQILPHVEHPSVPYITQVKDKAFRLAVSVSGIGKNEEHPLLTKNSEVNFDSPGTDEHGFLACAELWEGFYSDLDDEAHPPDLSYFNQAKEESKAMWRDYWSLSSVALEDEFLERIWYHNLYFFNCAVRAGVTCPGLFANWSYRTIGADWHGDYHMNYNTQQPFWVAFSSNHLDKHLPYVDMVDHVLPVSRTWARDYYGLSGAYFPHSAYPVEMSIMPYPVPHWGWEICETPWTVQSLWWHYLYSMDETFLRNRAFQPMKEAVLFMVDYMKRPEARGEHWGDDNYHIFPTVVPELYEIAPGFAKNKDSLIDLTLTRFLFNAFTQACDILEMVETEQKLLDNVEQILNHFPSYPIAESRNGPVFVSVEGENPDVIYNVPIPITTIFPGEDHGLHSPEEEYRTAVNAYLNHRNEGGNELVFYHLAGARLGLLDLERFKRQIQYCLLPNGTCTDRVLMSGGRYADTENFDFMSRMGIWFENFSLPAVINECLLQSYNGNLRFFPNWPNEQKAEFHTLRAVGGFLVSAAFVDGETDWIEIESEAGTSLSFYIPWTEGALCTLPSGEQCMLSGQVGKISTVAGDIITMVKAQV
- a CDS encoding AraC family transcriptional regulator; this translates as MNFASLHPYVYLATRYPFVKGQSSSQRICYTSSIYLISEGYGILTTNGQSSRLGPGSLVYIAAGQLHEWVADLKNPMVHLCCYFDWHYVERGTDFNTVCPICYPPQVLQQAFVGPSFPYALREISKVESLRIWQDLFRDFYKSGVFINEQTFMRSLTIQRNFQTFIDYFLNCCMLREDFIPDQRISQMLHMIEQDLLHEAPKPLKVYYQKLNMSRGHFFELFRKSTGYSPIQYMNRLRIGLAKDDLLHTTLSITQIAEKYHFSSVHYFSRLFHRLTGQTPRQYRLSACASSILQS
- a CDS encoding YqzE family protein; the encoded protein is MAKSDELVKYITERVVHYIDTPKDERKGRTKIKEPWTMKWFGMIPFAVSLWVGKKEKAMNSPENREKRSSSGKA